A region of Methanosarcinales archaeon DNA encodes the following proteins:
- a CDS encoding DUF22 domain-containing protein, producing MAKLVLERAGKLLDEGVFYETQEIEKTFFEYQIGDKLNFVLIVADEDMEFNINETKPISVKKLKIPPKTLIIPGMDGIHPIGHLSAIGSYNVLPGIIDKERIVDFGMFHAALPGNISKEEVIGATLMVPVK from the coding sequence ATGGCTAAACTTGTACTTGAAAGAGCAGGAAAATTGTTGGATGAAGGGGTATTCTATGAAACACAAGAAATTGAAAAAACTTTTTTTGAATACCAAATAGGGGATAAATTGAATTTCGTCCTAATAGTCGCAGATGAAGATATGGAATTTAACATCAATGAAACGAAACCAATTTCAGTTAAAAAATTAAAAATTCCACCCAAAACTTTAATTATTCCGGGTATGGACGGGATTCATCCGATTGGCCATCTATCAGCCATTGGAAGCTATAATGTTTTGCCGGGAATCATTGATAAAGAAAGAATAGTTGATTTTGGGATGTTTCATGCAGCATTGCCTGGTAATATTTCAAAAGAAGAAGTAATTGGAGCTACATTAATGGTTCCTGTCAAGTAA
- a CDS encoding ABC transporter ATP-binding protein has translation MKTDVILLKDVWVHYDSIKVLEGVNLTLRQHDFLGIIGPNGGGKSTLLKVILGLIKPSRGTIRVLGDTPQNSRKYIGYVPQYSLFDPDFPISVWDVVLMGRLGQAGLFKKYSKDDKKMALDALTMVDMLEYKDRQIGNLSGGQRQRVFIARALAANPKLLLLDEPAAGIDTLVQTEFYELLEKLKTKMTIIMVSHDISAVSVYVDKIACLNHKLFYHDSKELTAEDLEAAYQCPVELIAHGVPHRVLKHH, from the coding sequence ATGAAAACCGATGTAATCTTACTTAAGGATGTATGGGTGCATTATGATAGTATTAAAGTGCTCGAAGGAGTAAATCTTACTTTAAGACAACATGATTTTCTGGGTATCATAGGACCAAATGGTGGGGGGAAGAGCACTCTGCTTAAAGTCATTCTGGGATTGATAAAACCCAGCAGAGGGACCATCAGAGTTTTAGGGGACACACCTCAAAACAGCAGGAAGTACATCGGATACGTTCCTCAATACAGTCTTTTTGATCCGGATTTTCCAATAAGCGTTTGGGATGTGGTACTGATGGGGCGCCTCGGTCAGGCCGGATTGTTCAAAAAATACAGCAAGGATGATAAAAAAATGGCTCTTGATGCACTTACGATGGTTGATATGCTAGAGTATAAGGATCGTCAGATTGGAAATCTATCAGGAGGACAGCGGCAGAGAGTATTCATTGCCAGGGCACTGGCAGCCAATCCCAAATTGCTTTTACTGGATGAACCTGCTGCAGGTATCGACACACTTGTGCAAACAGAATTCTATGAACTGCTAGAAAAACTTAAAACTAAAATGACGATAATCATGGTATCACATGATATCAGTGCAGTTTCTGTTTATGTGGACAAGATAGCGTGCCTGAACCACAAGCTGTTTTATCACGACTCAAAGGAATTGACTGCAGAAGATCTGGAAGCGGCATATCAATGTCCGGTGGAGCTGATCGCTCACGGTGTTCCGCACAGGGTATTAAAACATCATTAA
- a CDS encoding MBL fold metallo-hydrolase, translating to MVETGKRKIMFDTGWDGKVLLHNMYKFRVMKEDIDTIVISHDHWDHLGGLTHILHPDVTLYVSNSFSRELKNEIEQRAGKVEATGPKNIAHDVYITGEMRGKIKEQAILLKINQGIVVVTGCAHPGLENFIDAAKDFGEPYGVFGGFHKFNNFECLNDISMIMPCHCTRYKAEIKTIFPEQYMECKAGCIIEM from the coding sequence TTGGTCGAAACAGGAAAACGAAAGATTATGTTCGATACCGGTTGGGATGGCAAAGTTCTACTTCATAACATGTATAAATTTAGGGTTATGAAAGAGGATATCGATACAATTGTCATTTCACATGACCACTGGGACCACCTGGGGGGCTTAACCCACATACTGCACCCGGATGTTACTTTATATGTTTCCAATTCGTTTTCCAGGGAATTGAAGAATGAGATCGAACAAAGGGCAGGTAAAGTGGAGGCAACTGGACCGAAAAACATCGCTCATGATGTATATATTACTGGTGAAATGAGAGGAAAAATAAAAGAACAGGCCATATTATTGAAAATTAACCAGGGTATTGTGGTTGTTACCGGCTGTGCACATCCGGGTTTGGAGAACTTCATTGATGCAGCTAAAGACTTCGGGGAGCCGTACGGAGTGTTCGGAGGTTTTCATAAATTCAATAATTTTGAATGTCTGAATGATATTTCTATGATAATGCCCTGTCATTGCACTCGATACAAAGCTGAGATTAAAACGATTTTTCCAGAACAGTATATGGAATGTAAAGCAGGATGTATTATTGAGATGTAG
- a CDS encoding zinc ABC transporter substrate-binding protein, whose amino-acid sequence MNNKILLVILLLIAVFSGNACINGPDQQTGQEQFIIVASILPLADFVEHIGGDKVDVIVMIPPGANPATYEPTASQLKAVSSAGMYVKAGSGLLFEEVWLDKIRSANPEMFVVDTSEGVTLMEMEEHNHEEENSRYNNDERSMDPHIWLSPVNAEIMVQNICDGLIRIDPANETYYEQNKEQYIRDLEVLDSKINQSLSGFKNRTFMVFHPCWGYFARDYNLTMIAVEIEGKEPSVSDMAHLIKTAKENDIKIIFVQPQFSTKSAEVIAKEIGGSVVPADPLAKDYLLNLREVTNSFTKSLT is encoded by the coding sequence ATGAATAACAAAATACTGCTGGTAATTCTACTCCTCATTGCAGTTTTTTCGGGTAATGCATGTATTAATGGACCTGATCAGCAAACCGGCCAGGAACAATTCATTATCGTGGCCAGTATCCTGCCGCTGGCTGATTTTGTAGAGCATATCGGTGGAGATAAAGTAGATGTGATTGTAATGATACCGCCCGGTGCAAATCCTGCCACCTATGAACCGACTGCAAGTCAGCTAAAGGCGGTAAGCAGTGCCGGAATGTATGTTAAAGCAGGGTCTGGACTTTTGTTTGAGGAGGTCTGGCTGGATAAGATCAGATCAGCCAATCCGGAAATGTTTGTGGTTGACACTTCAGAAGGTGTCACATTGATGGAAATGGAAGAGCACAATCACGAGGAAGAAAATTCCAGGTATAACAATGATGAACGCAGTATGGATCCACATATCTGGTTATCTCCTGTAAATGCTGAAATCATGGTGCAAAACATTTGTGACGGTTTGATCCGGATCGACCCGGCTAATGAAACATATTATGAGCAGAACAAAGAGCAATATATTCGTGATCTGGAAGTACTTGACTCTAAGATCAACCAGTCTTTATCAGGATTCAAAAACCGTACTTTCATGGTTTTTCACCCTTGCTGGGGCTATTTTGCACGGGACTACAATCTTACCATGATAGCAGTTGAGATCGAAGGCAAAGAACCAAGTGTCAGTGATATGGCACATTTGATCAAAACCGCTAAGGAGAATGATATTAAAATCATCTTTGTCCAGCCTCAATTCAGTACAAAAAGTGCTGAGGTGATAGCAAAGGAGATCGGAGGCAGTGTTGTACCGGCAGATCCTCTGGCAAAAGACTATCTGTTAAATCTACGTGAAGTTACAAATTCATTTACTAAAAGTCTGACATGA
- a CDS encoding ATP-binding protein, which produces MIISVASGKGGTGKTTIATNMALSIANAQLLDCDVEEPDSHLFFDMDLEKVEDVYLSVPVVDNEKCDYCQKCSKFCQYNAIAVLPSDILIFPQLCHGCGGCTLVCPKGAITEEKRIIGIIEGGGSDGVEFYHGMLNIGEPMATPIIKTLKKKIDKEKNAILDSPPGTSCPAVETIRGTDFCLLVTEPTPFGLYDLKLAVEVVQHLAVPFGVVINRDGIGDDRVEKFCMERDIPVLMKIPHNEDIARLYSNGQPFVLEMPEWKEEFVRLFNVIQRGDAK; this is translated from the coding sequence ATGATAATATCTGTTGCAAGCGGAAAAGGCGGAACCGGTAAGACTACGATAGCAACAAATATGGCGCTTAGCATTGCTAATGCACAGTTGCTGGATTGTGATGTTGAAGAACCTGATTCCCATCTGTTCTTTGATATGGATCTGGAAAAGGTTGAAGATGTATATCTATCAGTTCCTGTAGTCGATAACGAAAAGTGTGACTATTGCCAAAAATGTTCAAAATTCTGCCAGTACAATGCTATTGCTGTACTGCCTTCTGATATCCTCATCTTCCCACAATTGTGCCATGGTTGTGGAGGATGTACATTAGTGTGTCCAAAAGGAGCCATTACTGAGGAGAAGCGTATTATTGGCATAATTGAGGGGGGGGGTTCTGATGGAGTTGAATTTTATCATGGAATGTTAAATATCGGGGAACCTATGGCGACTCCGATAATTAAAACCCTGAAAAAGAAAATCGACAAAGAAAAAAATGCAATACTCGACTCACCCCCCGGCACCTCCTGCCCTGCCGTTGAAACCATTAGAGGCACTGATTTTTGCCTGCTGGTTACAGAACCCACACCTTTTGGTCTGTATGATCTGAAACTTGCAGTTGAAGTAGTACAACACTTAGCAGTTCCATTTGGAGTAGTTATTAATCGGGATGGAATTGGTGATGACAGGGTAGAAAAATTCTGCATGGAAAGAGATATTCCAGTCCTTATGAAGATACCACACAATGAGGATATTGCAAGGCTTTACTCAAACGGTCAACCCTTTGTTTTGGAAATGCCCGAATGGAAGGAGGAATTTGTCCGTCTCTTTAATGTCATCCAGAGGGGGGATGCTAAATGA
- a CDS encoding radical SAM protein, which produces MFAYGPVPSRRLWFSLGVSPVPPKTCSYNCTYCQLGETDWVQVRRESFYPKEDILSDIEKVVNSENIDYITFVGDGEPTLCKDLGWLINQCKEKWQIPVAVITNGSLLFMRDVRQDLKNSDVVLPSLDAGNEEVYKTLNRPHGSIGFEEMLQGLVDFRKEYSGKIWLEVMLVKDVNDSDKSLMEINDAIKQLKPDRIYISVPIRPPANPGVRPSEPGRIIRAHEIFDTTLDLTDHESGEFGFNNYPDARTAIIEICSRHPLREEQARDIEIRFSESGNIDSMLSDGSLVRVEYQNMPYLLPANFIGILSTKI; this is translated from the coding sequence ATGTTTGCTTATGGTCCTGTTCCTTCCAGAAGATTGTGGTTCTCATTAGGAGTGAGTCCCGTACCACCAAAAACCTGTTCGTACAACTGCACCTACTGTCAATTGGGCGAAACCGACTGGGTGCAGGTGAGGCGTGAAAGCTTCTATCCAAAAGAAGATATCCTGTCTGATATCGAAAAAGTCGTGAATTCTGAAAATATCGATTATATTACCTTTGTTGGAGATGGTGAACCCACATTATGCAAAGACCTTGGTTGGTTAATTAACCAGTGCAAAGAAAAATGGCAGATACCTGTGGCTGTAATCACAAACGGTTCTCTCTTATTCATGAGGGATGTAAGGCAGGATTTGAAAAACAGCGATGTGGTACTTCCTTCACTTGATGCCGGAAATGAAGAGGTTTATAAAACACTTAACAGACCTCATGGTAGTATTGGATTTGAAGAAATGCTTCAAGGACTGGTTGATTTCAGGAAAGAGTATTCAGGTAAAATATGGCTTGAGGTCATGCTGGTTAAGGATGTGAATGATTCAGATAAATCTTTAATGGAAATAAATGATGCCATTAAACAGTTAAAACCTGACCGCATATACATTTCAGTTCCAATCCGACCGCCTGCAAACCCCGGTGTTAGACCGTCCGAACCAGGGAGAATAATCAGGGCACATGAGATTTTTGATACTACACTGGACCTTACTGATCATGAGTCCGGCGAATTTGGTTTTAATAACTATCCGGATGCCAGAACAGCAATTATAGAGATATGTTCCCGCCATCCATTAAGGGAAGAACAGGCTAGAGATATTGAGATAAGATTCTCCGAATCCGGGAATATTGATTCTATGCTATCAGATGGAAGTCTGGTACGTGTAGAATATCAAAATATGCCATATCTTTTGCCAGCAAATTTTATAGGAATACTTAGTACAAAGATTTGA
- a CDS encoding DUF1847 domain-containing protein, protein MQCGLCEKKKCREGKDCSTIKADVEYTGKNLESMKISAQIESRYYMDKTRLEELIIYANGMEYEKLGIAFCVGLENEAKVIHEILTQDFKVFSVCCKVCGIDKDRYDLEKLRNGSFEAICNPMGQALVLNNEKTDLNIIVGLCIGHDILFTQHSQAPVTTLAVKDRVLAHNPLGAIYSNYYLEHRFNM, encoded by the coding sequence ATGCAATGTGGGTTATGTGAAAAGAAAAAGTGCCGTGAAGGAAAGGATTGTTCTACAATTAAAGCGGATGTTGAATATACTGGCAAGAACCTTGAATCCATGAAAATCTCGGCACAAATCGAATCCAGGTATTATATGGATAAAACGAGATTAGAAGAGCTCATTATCTATGCCAATGGGATGGAGTATGAAAAACTTGGTATTGCCTTTTGTGTAGGTCTGGAAAACGAGGCAAAGGTAATACATGAGATTTTGACACAGGATTTTAAGGTGTTCTCTGTCTGCTGTAAAGTATGCGGAATTGATAAAGACAGATATGATCTGGAAAAATTACGCAATGGTAGTTTTGAAGCGATCTGCAATCCGATGGGTCAGGCACTGGTGTTGAATAATGAGAAAACCGATTTAAATATCATTGTTGGATTGTGTATTGGCCATGATATTCTTTTTACTCAGCACTCGCAGGCGCCTGTAACTACTCTGGCAGTAAAGGATAGAGTGCTGGCACATAATCCTCTGGGTGCGATCTATTCTAATTATTATCTTGAACACAGGTTCAATATGTAA
- a CDS encoding DUF89 family protein — protein MNVQLDCIFCIQRQALEAVRLVTKDVKKQEKILKVVMAKLLEINWNSSPPDIADVVYNMIRKESKEDDPYKNIKKECNDIALGMYPELKRIVDQSSTPLLTAARLAISGNVIDYGTGNFDINKTISLEAGNKFRIDHFSEFVNNLEKAENLVYLTDNAGEIVFDKILLETIISKYKFKNIFCAVKMTPFINDTTSQDAEYIGIDRMPGVEILNIGVDGNGPDHSGKTFTDIIAENNMIISKGQRNYETLPDSEKIFFMLIAKCPFIAKELGVQQGDFILKRGSG, from the coding sequence ATGAACGTTCAACTGGACTGCATATTTTGTATCCAAAGACAGGCACTTGAAGCTGTAAGGTTAGTTACTAAGGATGTGAAAAAACAAGAGAAAATCCTGAAAGTGGTAATGGCTAAGCTTTTAGAGATAAACTGGAATAGCAGTCCACCTGATATTGCGGATGTCGTTTACAATATGATCAGGAAGGAAAGCAAGGAAGACGATCCCTATAAGAATATCAAAAAGGAATGCAACGATATTGCATTGGGAATGTATCCTGAGTTGAAAAGAATTGTAGACCAATCTTCTACACCCCTTTTAACAGCCGCGAGACTGGCCATATCAGGAAATGTGATAGATTATGGAACCGGAAATTTTGACATCAATAAAACCATTTCACTTGAGGCGGGAAATAAATTCAGGATCGACCATTTTTCAGAATTCGTAAATAATCTTGAAAAGGCTGAAAATCTTGTATATTTGACAGACAATGCCGGTGAAATTGTTTTTGACAAGATACTGCTTGAAACGATTATTAGTAAATATAAATTCAAAAATATTTTTTGTGCTGTAAAAATGACACCTTTTATCAATGATACCACTTCGCAGGATGCTGAATATATAGGAATTGATAGAATGCCGGGTGTCGAAATATTAAATATTGGAGTAGATGGAAATGGACCAGATCATTCAGGCAAAACATTTACTGATATTATTGCAGAAAATAATATGATAATCAGTAAAGGACAGAGGAATTATGAGACTCTTCCTGATAGTGAAAAGATTTTCTTTATGCTCATAGCAAAATGCCCATTTATTGCAAAAGAACTGGGAGTACAGCAAGGAGATTTTATTTTAAAAAGAGGTTCTGGATAA
- a CDS encoding cation diffusion facilitator family transporter has translation MENRLNENLRIGINTSKKSTLALVFLAALKGIVGFYSGSTALIADAMHSYTDVFSSLVVVIAIAGSMSGMPWLDSIGVLVISLMIFRLGIGIARDSALVLMDAWLDKESIVKIRQAVCDIQGVNNVEDIRLRKSGLVVFGEIIVETKGDVDLKKVEMLSDEIKSAVKKEVNNLEHIIVNAKPGKMAIVKVAVPVVAQDGLRSKLSLHLGKAPFFIIIEMENDGIKCWDVIKNPAAALEKKKGVKTAEFLISRDVNVLIIRDIGEGPFHVLRDNFVKILQMPETAKNVEDVVEKVPELNTIISPTENRT, from the coding sequence ATGGAAAATCGTTTAAATGAGAACTTGCGTATTGGGATCAATACTTCGAAGAAGTCTACCCTTGCATTAGTCTTTCTTGCAGCATTAAAAGGCATTGTTGGCTTTTATTCGGGAAGTACGGCTCTGATTGCAGATGCAATGCATTCATACACAGATGTTTTCAGCTCCCTGGTCGTTGTCATTGCAATTGCTGGCTCAATGTCAGGCATGCCGTGGCTCGATAGTATTGGAGTGCTGGTTATCTCTTTAATGATATTCAGGCTCGGAATTGGGATTGCCAGGGACTCGGCTTTAGTACTGATGGATGCATGGCTTGATAAGGAATCGATTGTAAAGATCCGTCAGGCTGTATGTGATATCCAGGGTGTTAATAATGTGGAGGATATAAGACTCCGAAAATCCGGACTTGTTGTGTTCGGGGAAATTATAGTTGAAACCAAAGGTGACGTCGATCTGAAAAAAGTTGAGATGCTTTCTGATGAAATTAAAAGTGCAGTGAAGAAAGAAGTAAATAATCTGGAACACATAATAGTCAATGCCAAACCTGGAAAGATGGCAATAGTGAAAGTTGCAGTTCCTGTTGTTGCACAAGATGGTCTTCGCTCAAAGCTCTCCCTTCATCTTGGTAAGGCCCCGTTTTTTATAATTATCGAAATGGAAAATGATGGAATTAAATGCTGGGATGTCATTAAGAACCCAGCAGCCGCTTTGGAGAAGAAAAAAGGTGTAAAGACCGCGGAGTTTCTGATAAGTCGGGATGTCAATGTTTTAATAATACGTGATATCGGTGAGGGGCCATTCCATGTGCTTCGTGATAACTTTGTGAAGATATTACAAATGCCTGAAACGGCAAAGAATGTTGAAGATGTCGTGGAGAAGGTTCCTGAATTGAATACGATAATTTCACCTACTGAGAACAGGACATAA
- a CDS encoding 4Fe-4S binding protein: MKQLTIISGKGGTGKTTITAAFASLAENAVLADCDVDAPDLHLILKPDIKETVEFSGLKIAAIDKEKCIDCGKCTDYCRFEAIDEDFNVVNERCEGCGVCEYVCPFNAIHLVDRKSGFAYLSETRFGPMSHAVLNTAEEASGKLITLVRNNARVLANKSNKDLIIIDGPPGIGCPVISAISGVNLVLIVTEPTLSGIHDMERILGVASHFKVPAVVCINKFDINPGNTRLIEKYCAENGLDVVGRIPYDETATMAMIQEMTVVEFSENEFSNNVKKIWENINYYTGKCSENVTINGDY; this comes from the coding sequence ATGAAACAACTCACCATCATAAGTGGTAAGGGTGGGACTGGAAAAACTACCATTACTGCAGCTTTTGCATCCCTGGCTGAAAATGCCGTGCTGGCTGATTGTGACGTGGATGCTCCAGATCTGCATCTTATCCTGAAACCTGATATTAAAGAAACTGTTGAATTTTCCGGGCTGAAAATTGCTGCAATAGATAAGGAAAAATGCATCGATTGCGGAAAATGTACTGATTATTGCAGGTTTGAAGCTATTGATGAAGACTTTAACGTAGTCAATGAAAGATGCGAAGGATGCGGTGTCTGTGAATATGTATGTCCTTTTAATGCAATACATCTGGTTGATCGAAAATCCGGATTTGCTTATCTTTCAGAAACCCGGTTTGGACCTATGTCCCATGCCGTGCTTAATACTGCTGAAGAAGCATCTGGCAAATTGATTACACTGGTAAGAAATAATGCCCGGGTCCTGGCTAATAAATCTAATAAAGATTTAATAATCATAGACGGGCCCCCGGGGATTGGCTGTCCGGTCATATCTGCTATTTCAGGTGTAAATCTTGTATTAATTGTGACAGAACCCACATTATCAGGTATACATGACATGGAGAGAATACTGGGTGTGGCCAGCCATTTCAAGGTACCGGCTGTGGTTTGCATAAATAAATTTGATATAAATCCTGGCAATACCCGGCTCATCGAGAAGTACTGTGCCGAAAATGGGCTTGATGTTGTGGGCAGGATACCATATGATGAAACAGCGACGATGGCTATGATCCAGGAGATGACCGTAGTTGAATTTTCTGAAAATGAGTTTTCAAATAATGTGAAAAAAATCTGGGAAAATATCAATTATTACACTGGAAAATGCTCTGAAAATGTTACAATAAACGGAGATTATTAG